The stretch of DNA CTGGACGAACTGCTCCAAAGAGGTCATTGCCAGACGTAATCCTGTAGATATCGAGTGCAATGGCGGCATTCGATTGTACGCTGTGCCTGTTTTTGCTGGTGGTAATGTAATTGGCGTGATCAACTTCGGGTACGGAGATCCACCAAAAGATCCTGAAAAACTCAAAGTGCTGGCTGATCTATATCATCTCAACCATAAAGATCTTCTCTATGAAGCAATGGCATATGATTCCCGTCCTCCCTATATTATTGAGATGGCAAAGAATCGACTTAAAAGTACAGCCAAACTTATCGGTTCAATGGTTGAGACGAAACAGGCTATGGAAGCCCTTAGGGACAGTGAGGAAAAACACAGGCGTCTGTTCGAAACCATGGCTCAAGGAGTTATTTATCAGGCAGCCGACGGAACAATCATTTCAGCTAATCCAGCTGCGGAAAGGATTCTTGGTCTCTCTTTCAAACAAATGCAGGGTAAGACATCCACGGACCAGCGCTGGAAAATGATCAATGCAGATGGCATAGATATTGATGACACAAAACATCCTACCATTATCGCCCTTAGTACCGGAGAGACAGTAGGACCAGTGATCCGGGGTATATTTCTTCCGGAAAAAAACTCTTATGTCTGGCTTTCCATAACTGCCATTCCCCTGTTTGAAAAGGGAGAAACAAAACCCTTTCAGGCTTATGCTACTTTCGAGGATATAACAGAACGCAAGCAGGCTGAAGAAGAGATTGCCAAGCGTGAATTAACATTAAATAAAATATTTGACGTTCTGCCAATTGGATTATGGTTTGCTGACAAAAACGGTAAGCTGCTCAGGGGTAATCCCGCTGGAATAAAAATATGGGGTGCTGAACCTACAGTTCCCATTGAAAAATACGGCGTATTCAAGGCCCGCCGTTTACCATCGGGAGAAGAAATTTTACCGGAAGACTGGGCTCTGGCCCACACCATTAAAAAAGGGTCAACCATTAAAGATGAGCTTCTGGAAATTGATGCCTTTGACGGTCAGAAAAAAATCATCCTGAATTATACAGCCCCTGTGGTTAATGATCGTGGAGAGATGCTCGGGGCTGTTATTGTTAATAATGACATCACCGATCATAAACGGGCCGAAGAACAACGGGAAAAACTTCAGGCCGAACTCAATCAGGCCCAGAAAATTGAATCTGTGGGTCGGCTGGCAGGCGGGGTGGCCCATGATTTCAATAATATGCTGGGGGTGATTCTGGGACATACAGAACTCGCACTGATGCGGGCAGATGAAAAGCATGATCTGTATGACAATCTTATTGAAATTGAGAAAGCTGCAAAACGTTCGGCGGATATTACAAAGCAGCTTCTGGCTTTTGCCAGAAAAGAGATCATCTCTCCCCAAAAGCTTGATTTAAACGATACCGTTGAAAAGATGCTGAACATGCTTCGAAGGCTCATTGGCGAAGATATCGACCTTACCTGGAAATCAGCCAGCCACCTGTTACCAGTAAAAATGGACCCGTCACAAATTGATCAGCTACTTGTCAATCTCTGCATCAATGCCAGAGATGCCATTGCTGGAGTGGGCAAGCTTACCATAGAAACCGGTATACAAACCTTTGACAAAGAATATTGCAAAGGGCATTTTGGCTTTATCCCCGGTGATTTCGTAATGCTGGCCGTTAGTGACAACGGCTGTGGAATGGACAAAAAAACGCTGGAAAATCTATTTGAGCCCTTTTTTACCACAAAAGAAGTGGGGCAAGGAACCGGACTGGGGCTTGCGACAGTTTACGGTATTGTTAAGCAGAACAGCGGGTTTATAAATGTATACAGCGAGCCAGGCCAAGGTTCCACCTTCAGAATATATCTGCCAAAGCATGATGAATATGAGTCTGTTATTTCATCTGAAACGGAGAAACAAAAAACTGTTGGAGGCTCAGAAACCATTTTGCTGGTTGAAGATGAGCCTATGATTTTAGACATGACAAAAAACATGCTTCAACTGGTGGGATACACTGTACTGGCATCTTCTTTGCCGAGTGAGGCAATAAAGATGGCAAAGGGTTTCACTGGTACAATACATTTACTTATAAGCGATGTAGTCATGCCAGAGATGAATGGGGCTGAACTGTCAAGTCAGATCAGGGAAATTTGTCCTGACATCCATCTTTTGTTCATGTCCGGGTACACTGCAAACGTGATTAGCCATCACGGGGTTCTGGATGAAGGCGTTGAATTTATTCAAAAACCCTTTACAATAACGGATCTGACAATGAAAATACGAAAAATACTCAGCTCTTGACCCTTACTTAGCTTTAGTTGTCGGAGTAACATCTCAGACTCTACATCTTAGTACAGAAAGTGAATTTATGCCATTCCAATGAAAGGCCAGAAAGGCTAAATAAAAAACATCGTTTTATAAACCGGACGCTTTTCAGGAGGCTCATGTATCTCTGTTTTTGCCATCCCTGGTAAAGCCTCTGACCATCAAAGCCGGGAACAAACTCAAGGGGGTAAAATGAAAAAGAAACCAACTGAATACAGGCCGATCAACGGTCAGCAAAAAAAATATACCTGCCACCTGCTTCTTCTCCTCATGCTGCCCTTCCTTCTCATCCTTCCCTCCTGCAGCAGCAACGGAGCCAAACCTGCAGATCCCGATGTAAAGGTTTCCCTTCGTGCCATTGAAAGGGACGGCGAAGCAGGCATTGCCATTTCAAAGGATGCCCTGAACCGGGAATTTCTCTTTCAGGGTAACAGGGTTATTCTGGCTGGCATCCGATGCCACAGACGATATGTTTCTCAGGGCTGCCCAGGC from Desulfobotulus mexicanus encodes:
- a CDS encoding hybrid sensor histidine kinase/response regulator; translated protein: MTLKPSYEELERKLHELEKNASEHKYAKEILNVYEKAFLGYQSLDENGRYIAVNQIWLDTLGYTIEEVIGKSFTDFLHPDWRANFTENFSRFKSMGEVLGAEFKLIKKNGEYIQVSLTGNILRDEKGNFLQTHCIFHDITQHRLAEDALREKSLFLHNIIDSISDLVAVTDMEGNYLFIGSSNRILGYEPDFLIGKNIMELVHPHDHQKIATAFKSFLVNREDGRIVKYRYRKSDGEYIWLETMGKFILDDSGNPKNILFTSRDFTARKIAEEELKRIEWMLSRKPLLNICGQMEINDQGYGDLTELNNNGIILKSIGHERLKSFTNDYLELLGTSSAVYELNGDYAFGIFASGWCRMMDMASRRLCNTTDNVEALNSGQWLCHESCWTNCSKEVIARRNPVDIECNGGIRLYAVPVFAGGNVIGVINFGYGDPPKDPEKLKVLADLYHLNHKDLLYEAMAYDSRPPYIIEMAKNRLKSTAKLIGSMVETKQAMEALRDSEEKHRRLFETMAQGVIYQAADGTIISANPAAERILGLSFKQMQGKTSTDQRWKMINADGIDIDDTKHPTIIALSTGETVGPVIRGIFLPEKNSYVWLSITAIPLFEKGETKPFQAYATFEDITERKQAEEEIAKRELTLNKIFDVLPIGLWFADKNGKLLRGNPAGIKIWGAEPTVPIEKYGVFKARRLPSGEEILPEDWALAHTIKKGSTIKDELLEIDAFDGQKKIILNYTAPVVNDRGEMLGAVIVNNDITDHKRAEEQREKLQAELNQAQKIESVGRLAGGVAHDFNNMLGVILGHTELALMRADEKHDLYDNLIEIEKAAKRSADITKQLLAFARKEIISPQKLDLNDTVEKMLNMLRRLIGEDIDLTWKSASHLLPVKMDPSQIDQLLVNLCINARDAIAGVGKLTIETGIQTFDKEYCKGHFGFIPGDFVMLAVSDNGCGMDKKTLENLFEPFFTTKEVGQGTGLGLATVYGIVKQNSGFINVYSEPGQGSTFRIYLPKHDEYESVISSETEKQKTVGGSETILLVEDEPMILDMTKNMLQLVGYTVLASSLPSEAIKMAKGFTGTIHLLISDVVMPEMNGAELSSQIREICPDIHLLFMSGYTANVISHHGVLDEGVEFIQKPFTITDLTMKIRKILSS